One Ananas comosus cultivar F153 linkage group 1, ASM154086v1, whole genome shotgun sequence DNA window includes the following coding sequences:
- the LOC109708072 gene encoding HMG-Y-related protein A-like, with translation MATSTPTDEAASPHPGSYPQMIMDALATSTLDGAEGLPRSAISKHVDAARGGDLSPSHDASLGAHLARMVEDGEIVRMPNGNYAPSAAADDAGAPPRRGRGRPPKPKAPGPRRPRGRPPKPRDPLAPAKVSRPRGRPPKNGAASTEAAETAEDGAGAKRPRGRPPKVRPQFAEVGFV, from the exons ATGGCTACTTCCACTCCCACTGACGAAGCTGCTTCTCCGCATCCAGGCTCCTATCCCCAg ATGATAATGGACGCGCTCGCGACCTCAACCCTAGACGGAGCGGAGGGCTTACCCAGATCCGCGATCTCGAAGCACGTCGACGCGGCGCGTGGCGGCGATCTGTCCCCGTCGCACGACGCCTCGCTCGGGGCGCACCTCGCCCGCATGGTCGAGGACGGGGAGATCGTCCGAATGCCCAACGGGAACTAcgcgccctccgccgccgccgatgacGCCGGGGCGCCGCCGAGGCGCGGCCGCGGGCGGCCGCCGAAGCCGAAGGCCCCCGGCCCTCGGCGGCCCCGCGGCCGGCCCCCGAAGCCGCGGGACCCGCTCGCCCCCGCCAAGGTGTCGAGGCCCCGGGGCCGGCCCCCGAAGAACGGCGCCGCGTCGACCGAGGCGGCAGAAACGGCGGAGGACGGCGCCGGGGCCAAGAGGCCGCGTGGCAGGCCTCCCAAGGTGAGGCCGCAGTTCGCGGAGGTCGGGTTTGTGTGA
- the LOC109718023 gene encoding uncharacterized protein LOC109718023, whose translation MVIIQVQADQLLAKFQSLHHLFFVVRKLLKDVVTSQQSPVDIKEASQPVKSLSEGGFLRQPNSNYVPVRQPESSANIVDFNSWEKFSYLLSAITLPFLLKCLKDGMDLANSKHCQMTSVHLLELLPVVYERLAVYASKQSGNADTMLVDILDLKWLSDLVDWGRSSLIVITRHWKQCMFALLETLKGSPIGTVPHSIDSIKAIISNGCGFLLS comes from the exons ATGGTGATTATTCAAGTGCAAGCAGACCAATTATTGGCAAAATTTCAGAGTCTACATCATCTATTCTTTGTTGTGCGCAAACTGTTGAAGGATGTTGTAACTTCTCAGCAATCACCCGTTGACATTAAGGAGGCTTCACAACCTGTAAAATCTCTTTCTGAGGGGGGCTTTTTGCGGCAACCTAATTCTAATTATGTGCCAGTTAGGCAGCCTGAGAGTTCGGCAAATATCGTGGACTTCAATTCTTGGGAGAAGTTTAGTTACTTGCTATCGGCAATTACATTGCCTTTCCTCTTGAAATGCCTAAAGGATGGGATGGATCTCGCAAATAGCAAACATTGCCAG ATGACAAGCGTCCACTTGCTGGAATTACTACCTGTGGTTTATGAGAGGCTTGCAGTATATGCATCCAAGCAATCAGGGAATGCGGACACCATGTTGGTTGATATCCTTGACTTAAAATGGCTTTCAGATTTGGTGGATTGGGGCAGATCTTCTCTTATCGTCATTACCAGACACTGGAAACAGTGCATGTTTGCTTTGCTAGAAACTCTAAAAGGTTCTCCGATCGGCACGGTTCCACATAGTATCGACTCCATTAAAGCAATTATATCAAATGGTTGTGGTTTTCTTCTTTCTTga